The proteins below come from a single Sphingomonas carotinifaciens genomic window:
- a CDS encoding type II secretion system F family protein: MLPFIMVMVGMAIVLAMIVMAFAGPSPARAQARRMAQLRERHSEVAVISSTQMRRITNARDTRMDEAFGRILPNPALLAKRLAMTGKDWTVGQYGMVNAGVTLAIAVLMLVEGMPFLLALFAAIFIGVGIPHFVIGKLIQRRVGQFTAKFPDAIELLVRGLRSGLPITETMSVVAQEVEGPVGEEFRTITDKMKIGRSMDVALQETADRLGTPEFQFFVITIAIQRETGGNLAETLSNLADVLRKRAQMKLKIRAMSSESKASAYIVGSLPFIVFGLIFMVNSAYLMNFFTDERLMIAGLGGLLWMGIGVFIMAKMVSFEI; encoded by the coding sequence ATGCTGCCTTTCATCATGGTCATGGTCGGCATGGCGATCGTCCTGGCGATGATCGTGATGGCCTTTGCCGGCCCCTCCCCGGCCCGCGCGCAGGCGCGCCGCATGGCGCAGCTGCGCGAGCGGCATTCGGAGGTGGCGGTGATCTCCTCCACCCAGATGCGCCGCATCACCAATGCGCGCGACACGCGGATGGACGAGGCGTTCGGCCGCATCCTGCCCAACCCCGCGCTCCTCGCCAAGCGGCTGGCGATGACGGGCAAGGACTGGACGGTGGGCCAATATGGCATGGTCAATGCCGGCGTGACGCTCGCCATCGCGGTGTTGATGCTGGTGGAGGGGATGCCCTTCCTGCTGGCGCTGTTCGCCGCGATCTTCATCGGCGTGGGCATTCCGCATTTCGTCATCGGCAAGCTGATCCAGCGCCGGGTCGGCCAGTTCACCGCCAAGTTTCCCGACGCGATCGAGCTGCTGGTCCGCGGCCTGCGCTCGGGGCTTCCCATCACCGAGACGATGAGCGTCGTCGCGCAGGAGGTCGAGGGCCCGGTGGGGGAGGAATTCCGCACCATCACCGACAAGATGAAGATCGGCCGCTCGATGGACGTGGCGCTTCAGGAAACCGCCGACCGGCTCGGCACGCCCGAGTTCCAGTTCTTCGTCATCACCATCGCCATCCAGCGCGAGACCGGCGGCAACCTGGCCGAAACCCTGTCCAATCTCGCCGACGTGCTGCGCAAGCGCGCGCAGATGAAGCTGAAGATCCGGGCGATGTCGTCGGAATCCAAGGCATCGGCCTATATCGTCGGCTCGCTGCCGTTCATCGTCTTCGGCCTGATCTTCATGGTCAATTCGGCCTATCTGATGAACTTCTTCACCGACGAGCGGCTGATGATCGCGGGGCTTGGCGGCCTGCTGTGGATGGGCATCGGCGTCTTCATCATGGCCAAGATGGTCAGCTTCGAGATCTGA
- a CDS encoding P-loop NTPase, protein MNAPWKPGAITGRDPFVAYVCDEATADAVRPIVTEQGWSPDKVHKGGLRNAIQSLSVSASPQILLVDLSESGDPLNDINALAEVCEPGTVVIAAGQVNDVRLYRDLLASGIQDYLLKPLHRDMLRDAFAHAQALLSAPKHVEGGSEHPHCAVAVIGARGGVGASTVATSLSWLLAEKEKRSTALLDLDVHFGTGALALDLEPGRGLTDAIENPSRIDGLFIERAMVRASEKLAVLSAEAPINSPIITDGSAFRALEEEMRGAFECMVIDLPRGMLVQHPQLLADVQTVVLVTELTLAAARDTIRLLSWLKANATQTQVVVLANRMHPAAQAEISRKDFETSIERRIDHVMPFDQKLAAQAAKLGKTLAEAGKASKTIAPLAEIAGNLCFAAAESAAPGTAKGMKGGRGPSLMARFDFKGLMAKRPPRK, encoded by the coding sequence ATGAACGCTCCCTGGAAACCCGGCGCCATCACCGGGCGCGATCCCTTTGTCGCCTATGTCTGCGACGAGGCCACCGCCGATGCGGTGCGCCCGATCGTGACCGAACAGGGCTGGTCGCCGGACAAGGTGCACAAGGGCGGCCTGCGCAACGCGATCCAGTCGCTGTCCGTGTCGGCCAGCCCGCAGATCCTGCTGGTCGACCTGTCCGAATCAGGCGATCCGCTCAACGACATCAATGCCCTGGCCGAGGTGTGCGAGCCGGGCACAGTGGTGATCGCCGCCGGTCAGGTGAACGACGTCCGCCTCTACCGCGACCTGCTGGCCAGCGGCATCCAGGATTATCTGCTGAAGCCGTTGCACCGCGACATGCTGCGCGACGCCTTCGCCCATGCCCAGGCCCTGCTCAGCGCCCCCAAGCATGTCGAGGGGGGGAGCGAGCATCCGCATTGTGCGGTGGCGGTGATCGGCGCGCGCGGCGGGGTCGGCGCCTCCACCGTCGCCACGTCGCTCTCCTGGCTCCTCGCCGAGAAGGAAAAGCGCTCCACCGCGCTTCTCGACCTGGACGTGCATTTCGGCACCGGCGCGCTGGCGCTCGATCTGGAGCCGGGCCGCGGCCTGACCGATGCCATCGAAAATCCCAGCCGCATCGACGGCCTGTTCATCGAGCGCGCCATGGTGCGCGCCTCGGAAAAGCTCGCCGTGCTGTCGGCGGAGGCGCCGATCAACAGCCCGATCATCACCGACGGATCGGCCTTTCGCGCGCTGGAAGAGGAAATGCGCGGCGCCTTTGAATGCATGGTGATCGATCTGCCGCGCGGCATGCTGGTCCAGCATCCGCAACTGCTCGCCGACGTGCAGACCGTGGTGCTGGTCACCGAACTGACGCTGGCGGCGGCGCGCGACACCATCCGCCTGCTGTCCTGGCTGAAGGCGAACGCAACCCAGACGCAGGTCGTCGTGCTGGCCAACCGCATGCACCCCGCCGCGCAGGCGGAGATCAGTCGCAAGGACTTCGAAACCTCGATCGAGCGGCGCATCGACCATGTCATGCCCTTCGACCAAAAGCTGGCGGCGCAGGCGGCCAAGCTGGGCAAGACGCTGGCGGAGGCGGGCAAGGCGAGCAAGACCATCGCTCCGCTCGCCGAGATCGCGGGCAATCTATGCTTTGCGGCGGCGGAAAGCGCCGCGCCGGGCACGGCCAAGGGGATGAAGGGCGGCCGCGGGCCATCGCTGATGGCGCGGTTCGACTTCAAGGGCCTGATGGCCAAGCGCCCGCCGCGCAAATGA
- a CDS encoding CpaD family pilus assembly protein — translation MTHTLTLTSTLAAALLLAGCTGTQNRGVESVHQPVVDRSDYALDLGVIGGRLAAGEEERLDGWARTLRLGYGDHVAIDDPATEAPGARAEVAELVARYGLLLDEAAASSQAPVTPATIRVVVSRTRAAVPGCPDWSRDSSLDWNQNTSSNYGCATNATLAAMVANPADLVRGHAGRETADPAQVFKSIDLYRKAVPTGGGGTTVGSAGGAGGGGGGASAGGSR, via the coding sequence ATGACCCACACCCTTACCCTGACATCCACGCTGGCCGCGGCGCTGCTGCTCGCCGGCTGCACCGGCACGCAGAATCGCGGCGTCGAATCGGTCCACCAGCCGGTGGTCGACCGCAGCGATTATGCGCTCGACCTGGGCGTGATCGGCGGACGGCTGGCGGCTGGCGAGGAAGAGCGGCTGGACGGCTGGGCGCGCACCCTGCGCCTGGGCTATGGCGACCATGTCGCGATCGACGATCCCGCGACCGAGGCGCCGGGCGCCCGCGCCGAGGTGGCCGAACTGGTCGCACGCTACGGCCTGCTGCTCGACGAGGCGGCAGCCTCCTCGCAGGCACCGGTCACGCCCGCCACGATCCGCGTCGTGGTCAGCCGGACGCGCGCGGCGGTGCCGGGCTGCCCCGACTGGTCGCGCGACAGCAGCCTGGACTGGAACCAGAACACCTCGTCCAACTATGGCTGCGCGACCAATGCCACGCTGGCCGCGATGGTCGCCAACCCCGCCGATCTGGTCCGGGGCCATGCCGGCCGTGAAACCGCGGACCCGGCGCAGGTCTTCAAGAGCATCGACCTGTATCGCAAGGCCGTGCCCACCGGCGGCGGCGGCACCACGGTGGGCAGTGCCGGCGGCGCTGGTGGCGGTGGCGGCGGTGCCAGCGCGGGGGGCAGCCGCTGA
- a CDS encoding type II and III secretion system protein family protein encodes MLRPAMFALAATLPAVAQARPADPAPAAAAAGSGGAVMQVNTGRGRLITLSRPMSDLFVADDSIADVQVRSPTQLYVFGKKPGETTISATARGGAVVYATTVRVGNNLDSVGQMLRLTMPEANIVATPMNGLILLTGTVAAPEDAAEAERLVQGFVGDTTKVLSRLKTATPLQVNLQVRIAEVSRSFVKNIGVNLLNRHSTSGGLLFGIDSGRTTGSSIANATNAAGQITGTTYTVARGPDRTTLGLGGRILGMDLLAAIDLGETLGQVTTLANPNLTALSGETATFLAGGEIPIPLASGFGAVNVEFKQYGVSLAYTPTVLSDGRISLRVRPEVSQLSSAGAVTIGGTTIPGLTTRRAETTLELGSGQSMMIGGLLSNSNDNSVDKTPWLGDLPLIGSLFRSNAFRRSETELVIVITPYLVKPVNNQADIALPTDGARTPRDIDRVIKGELGTGASGERRPVPTMAPPRQSAPAIGLSAPATVAPPAAKPSKPAKGVPAPGFSN; translated from the coding sequence ATGTTGAGACCCGCGATGTTCGCGCTGGCGGCAACCCTGCCCGCTGTCGCACAGGCGCGCCCGGCCGACCCCGCTCCTGCTGCTGCGGCGGCCGGGAGTGGCGGCGCCGTCATGCAGGTGAACACCGGCCGTGGCCGGCTCATCACCCTGTCCCGGCCGATGAGCGACCTGTTCGTCGCCGACGACTCGATCGCGGACGTGCAGGTCCGCTCGCCTACCCAGCTCTATGTCTTCGGCAAGAAGCCGGGCGAGACGACGATCTCCGCCACCGCGCGCGGCGGCGCGGTCGTCTATGCGACCACGGTGCGTGTCGGCAACAATCTGGACTCGGTCGGGCAGATGCTGCGCCTGACCATGCCGGAGGCGAACATCGTCGCCACCCCGATGAACGGCCTGATCCTGCTGACCGGCACCGTCGCCGCGCCGGAGGACGCCGCGGAAGCGGAGCGGCTGGTACAGGGCTTTGTCGGCGATACCACCAAGGTGCTGTCGCGCCTGAAGACCGCGACGCCGCTACAGGTGAACCTGCAGGTGCGCATCGCGGAGGTCAGCCGCAGCTTCGTCAAGAATATCGGCGTGAACCTGCTCAACCGTCACAGCACCAGCGGCGGCCTGCTGTTCGGGATCGACTCGGGACGGACGACGGGATCGTCGATCGCGAACGCCACCAACGCGGCCGGCCAGATCACCGGAACCACCTATACCGTCGCCAGGGGCCCAGACCGCACCACCTTGGGTCTCGGCGGCCGTATTCTGGGCATGGACCTGCTCGCCGCAATCGACCTGGGCGAAACATTGGGCCAGGTGACGACGCTTGCCAATCCCAATCTGACCGCGCTGTCGGGCGAGACCGCAACCTTCCTGGCCGGCGGCGAGATCCCGATCCCGCTCGCCTCCGGCTTCGGCGCCGTGAACGTCGAGTTCAAGCAATATGGCGTCAGCCTCGCCTATACGCCGACGGTGCTGTCCGACGGGCGCATCTCGCTGCGCGTCCGGCCGGAGGTGTCGCAGCTTTCGTCCGCCGGTGCGGTGACGATCGGCGGTACCACCATCCCCGGCCTCACCACCCGCCGCGCCGAGACGACGCTGGAACTCGGCTCGGGCCAGAGCATGATGATCGGCGGGCTGCTGTCGAACAGCAACGACAACTCGGTCGACAAGACGCCGTGGCTCGGCGACCTGCCGCTGATCGGCAGCCTGTTCCGCTCGAACGCGTTCCGCCGCAGCGAAACCGAACTGGTCATCGTCATCACCCCCTATCTGGTGAAGCCGGTGAACAACCAGGCCGACATCGCGCTGCCCACCGACGGCGCGCGCACCCCGCGCGACATCGACCGGGTCATCAAGGGCGAGCTTGGCACCGGCGCCAGCGGCGAGCGCCGCCCGGTGCCGACCATGGCGCCGCCGCGCCAGTCCGCGCCCGCCATCGGCCTGTCCGCCCCCGCCACGGTGGCACCGCCCGCCGCCAAGCCTTCCAAGCCGGCCAAGGGCGTCCCCGCCCCCGGCTTTTCCAACTGA
- the cpaB gene encoding Flp pilus assembly protein CpaB, with product MDSRKIILLVGALVVAAVTAFFARTLIAGSAAPQATAAAAAPVIDGPEVLVATRALPVGTILDASALRFQPWPKELVDGAYYLKAQTDLKALQGTVVRNAITAGQPVTQGALVKPGDRGFLAAALGPGMRAVTVPVSAQGSVAGFVFPGDRIDLVLTQEVAGGGDGPALKVSETVMRNVRVLATDQRTDNQVGEDGKTEVRTFSTVTVESTPKMAEQIAVAQTLGTLSLSLRSIADNPAELEEAIASGAVKVPDGADPAAEKAMMLRVASQPQAGSSSYATGADVSRYQRSTVPGRAAGQMGGDAPAVGVGGGTGGGTVATTGIPSGPVIRVARGNNVTAVPVLGK from the coding sequence ATGGACAGCCGTAAGATCATTCTGTTGGTGGGCGCGCTGGTGGTGGCCGCCGTCACCGCCTTCTTCGCCCGCACGCTGATCGCCGGCAGCGCCGCGCCACAGGCGACCGCAGCCGCCGCCGCGCCGGTGATCGACGGCCCCGAAGTGCTGGTCGCCACCCGCGCCCTGCCGGTGGGCACGATCCTTGACGCCAGCGCGCTGCGCTTCCAGCCCTGGCCCAAGGAGCTGGTCGACGGCGCCTATTACCTGAAGGCACAGACCGACCTGAAGGCGTTGCAGGGCACCGTCGTGCGCAACGCGATCACCGCCGGCCAGCCGGTCACGCAGGGCGCCCTGGTGAAGCCCGGCGACCGCGGCTTCCTGGCGGCGGCGCTCGGCCCCGGCATGCGTGCGGTCACCGTGCCGGTATCCGCGCAAGGGTCGGTCGCCGGCTTCGTCTTCCCCGGCGACCGCATCGATCTGGTGCTGACGCAGGAAGTGGCAGGCGGCGGCGATGGTCCCGCGCTGAAAGTGTCGGAAACCGTGATGCGCAACGTCCGCGTCCTCGCCACCGACCAGCGCACCGACAATCAGGTGGGCGAGGACGGCAAGACCGAGGTCCGCACCTTCTCCACCGTCACCGTCGAATCGACGCCCAAGATGGCCGAGCAGATCGCGGTCGCGCAGACGCTGGGCACCTTGTCGCTGTCGCTGCGCTCGATCGCGGACAATCCCGCCGAGCTGGAAGAGGCGATCGCCTCGGGCGCGGTGAAGGTGCCCGACGGCGCCGATCCGGCCGCCGAAAAGGCGATGATGCTGCGCGTCGCCAGCCAGCCACAGGCCGGCAGCAGCAGCTATGCCACCGGGGCGGACGTGTCGCGCTACCAGCGCAGCACCGTGCCCGGCCGCGCAGCCGGCCAGATGGGTGGCGACGCGCCGGCCGTCGGCGTGGGGGGCGGAACGGGCGGCGGCACCGTCGCCACCACCGGTATCCCGAGCGGCCCGGTCATCCGCGTCGCCCGCGGCAACAACGTGACCGCCGTGCCGGTCCTGGGGAAGTAA
- a CDS encoding A24 family peptidase, protein MGWDLPRVALIALLALLLLAAGIQDARTREIGNGKNAAIALLAPLWWWACGLSPWPDMAAQLAIGLGLFIVFALAFRFGMMGGGDVKMIAALGLWLPVQPLVRMLVVMALAGGVVTLLMLIEHRWLRPRDTGGPVEVPYGVAIAIAGLLTLREPIFNQFPGT, encoded by the coding sequence ATGGGGTGGGATTTACCACGGGTCGCGCTGATCGCGCTTCTGGCGCTGCTGCTGCTGGCAGCGGGCATCCAGGATGCGCGTACGCGCGAGATCGGCAACGGCAAGAACGCCGCGATCGCACTGCTCGCGCCCTTGTGGTGGTGGGCATGCGGGCTGTCGCCCTGGCCCGACATGGCCGCGCAACTGGCGATCGGGCTCGGCCTGTTCATCGTGTTCGCGCTGGCCTTCCGCTTTGGCATGATGGGAGGCGGCGACGTCAAGATGATCGCCGCCTTGGGCCTGTGGCTGCCGGTGCAACCGCTGGTCCGGATGCTGGTGGTGATGGCGCTGGCGGGCGGCGTGGTGACGCTGCTGATGCTGATCGAACATCGCTGGCTGCGCCCGCGCGATACCGGCGGTCCGGTCGAGGTTCCGTACGGCGTGGCCATCGCCATTGCCGGCCTGCTCACCCTTCGCGAACCGATATTTAACCAGTTTCCGGGTACTTAA
- a CDS encoding alpha/beta fold hydrolase — MMPVAPRRKLDPNARVGEWTAPDGWRHRRFDWPAADDRRRLLFQTGRADMFEKYLDAFEHFHAQGWSITAFDWRGQGGSGRLAEDDTGHIEDFGTLVDDLAAFWRDWHRPGARHAVLGHSMGGFLTLRALAEGRFAPDAAVLVAPMLGLRAPMGAVLGHRLATWMAGWGDPRRPAWRRGESARAARQRQQRLTHDITCFAEQQAWRRDNPQLCLGSPSWSWVAQAFAATAALRADPRLSAITTPVQFVLADADRLVDARMAAAVATRLPHAEVVRFGPESAHEILREIAPVRARAYAAIDGFLDRVAP, encoded by the coding sequence ATGATGCCGGTTGCCCCCCGCCGAAAGCTCGATCCGAACGCACGCGTCGGCGAATGGACCGCGCCGGACGGTTGGCGCCATCGCCGCTTCGACTGGCCGGCCGCCGACGATCGCCGCCGTTTGCTGTTTCAGACCGGCCGGGCGGACATGTTCGAAAAGTATCTGGACGCGTTCGAACATTTCCACGCGCAAGGGTGGAGCATCACGGCGTTCGACTGGCGCGGGCAGGGCGGATCGGGGCGGCTTGCCGAGGATGATACCGGGCATATCGAGGATTTCGGGACACTGGTCGACGATCTGGCCGCCTTCTGGCGGGATTGGCACCGGCCGGGCGCCCGGCACGCCGTGCTGGGGCATTCGATGGGCGGGTTCCTGACCCTGCGCGCACTGGCCGAGGGGCGATTCGCGCCCGATGCCGCGGTGCTGGTCGCGCCGATGCTGGGCCTGCGTGCGCCGATGGGGGCGGTGCTGGGCCACCGGCTGGCGACATGGATGGCGGGGTGGGGCGACCCGCGCCGCCCGGCATGGCGCCGCGGAGAGAGTGCGCGCGCTGCGCGACAACGCCAGCAGCGGCTGACCCACGACATCACCTGTTTCGCCGAGCAACAGGCTTGGCGGCGGGACAATCCGCAACTCTGCCTGGGGTCGCCGAGCTGGTCCTGGGTGGCGCAGGCTTTCGCCGCCACCGCCGCGCTGCGCGCCGATCCGCGGCTGTCGGCGATCACGACGCCGGTGCAATTCGTGCTGGCCGATGCCGACCGGCTGGTCGATGCGCGCATGGCGGCGGCCGTCGCGACCCGCCTGCCGCATGCCGAGGTGGTGCGTTTCGGGCCTGAGTCGGCGCATGAGATCCTGCGCGAGATCGCTCCCGTCCGTGCGCGCGCCTATGCCGCGATCGACGGTTTTCTCGATCGGGTGGCACCGTGA
- a CDS encoding NAD(P)/FAD-dependent oxidoreductase: MIYDIAIAGAGIAGASLAATIGGGARVLLLEAEDMPGRHATGRSAAFWSETYGGPGIQPLTTASGPALQAGGFLQPLGSLHIGRTQDGAAIDRFLASFEGSGVELHRVDPATRVPGLRPDWTLGVIEPSCAYIDVGGLHALYLAQARHAGVTLATDAAVRGAERRGGVWTIETPGGTHAARVLVNAAGAWADQVARVAGARPIGIAPYRRTMVQLRTAPPVPAGLPHVVDVNGGFYFKPEPVGRLWLSPHDEIPSEPCDAAPEDMDVAVAIDRLEGAVDWRVEAVERRWAGLRSFAPDRLPVYGFDAGVPGFFWCAGQGGFGIQTAPAGAALAAAVLMGGAVPDDLDADRYAARRFGG, translated from the coding sequence GTGATCTACGACATCGCGATTGCGGGCGCGGGCATCGCGGGGGCCAGCCTGGCCGCGACGATCGGCGGCGGTGCGCGTGTGCTGCTGCTGGAGGCGGAGGATATGCCCGGCCGTCATGCGACCGGGCGCTCGGCGGCGTTCTGGTCGGAAACCTATGGCGGACCCGGCATCCAGCCGCTGACCACCGCGTCCGGCCCGGCGCTGCAGGCGGGCGGTTTCCTCCAGCCGCTGGGATCGCTGCATATCGGCCGCACGCAGGACGGCGCGGCGATCGACCGGTTCCTCGCGTCCTTCGAGGGCAGCGGCGTCGAACTCCACCGCGTCGATCCGGCGACGCGGGTGCCGGGCCTTCGCCCCGACTGGACGCTGGGGGTGATCGAGCCGAGCTGCGCCTATATCGATGTGGGCGGGCTGCATGCCCTGTATCTGGCGCAGGCACGCCATGCGGGTGTCACGCTGGCGACCGACGCGGCGGTGCGCGGTGCCGAACGTCGGGGCGGGGTGTGGACGATCGAGACGCCGGGCGGCACCCATGCGGCGCGCGTGCTGGTGAACGCGGCCGGCGCCTGGGCGGACCAGGTCGCACGGGTGGCCGGTGCGCGGCCGATCGGCATCGCGCCCTATCGCCGGACGATGGTGCAATTGCGCACCGCGCCGCCCGTGCCCGCCGGCCTGCCGCATGTGGTGGACGTGAACGGCGGCTTCTACTTCAAGCCGGAGCCCGTCGGACGATTGTGGCTGAGCCCGCATGACGAGATACCGAGCGAGCCGTGCGATGCTGCGCCGGAGGATATGGATGTGGCGGTGGCGATCGACCGGTTGGAGGGGGCGGTGGACTGGCGGGTCGAGGCGGTGGAGCGGCGCTGGGCCGGGTTGCGCAGCTTCGCGCCCGATCGCCTGCCGGTCTATGGCTTCGATGCGGGCGTGCCGGGCTTCTTCTGGTGCGCGGGGCAGGGCGGCTTCGGCATCCAGACCGCGCCTGCGGGCGCCGCGCTGGCGGCGGCGGTGCTGATGGGTGGCGCGGTGCCGGACGATCTGGATGCGGACCGCTACGCCGCCCGCCGGTTCGGGGGTTAG
- the rnhA gene encoding ribonuclease HI — translation MSEAALTAVEIATDGACKGNPGPGGWGALIRSGTHEKELSGGEPNTTNNRMELMAAIEALNALKRPCAVTLSTDSRYVMDGLTKWIHGWKRNGWRTADKKPVKNAELWQALVAAAERHEIKWLWVKGHAGHPDNERADKLASDAARAIGGR, via the coding sequence GTGAGCGAGGCAGCCCTGACCGCGGTCGAGATCGCCACGGACGGCGCGTGCAAGGGCAATCCCGGCCCCGGCGGCTGGGGCGCGCTGATCCGCTCCGGCACCCATGAAAAGGAATTGTCGGGCGGCGAGCCGAACACGACCAACAACCGCATGGAATTGATGGCGGCGATCGAGGCGCTGAACGCGCTGAAGCGCCCCTGCGCGGTGACGCTGTCCACCGACAGCCGCTACGTCATGGACGGCCTGACCAAGTGGATCCACGGCTGGAAGCGCAATGGCTGGCGCACCGCCGACAAGAAGCCGGTGAAGAACGCCGAGCTGTGGCAGGCGCTGGTCGCGGCGGCCGAACGGCACGAGATCAAGTGGCTGTGGGTGAAGGGCCATGCCGGCCACCCGGACAATGAACGCGCCGACAAGCTGGCCAGCGACGCCGCCAGGGCGATCGGCGGCCGCTAA
- the thrB gene encoding homoserine kinase: MAVYTTVSAEALTAFLAKFDHGALVSAKGIAEGVENSNYLVDTTTGRFILTLYEKRVSADDLPFFLALLDHLADDGNPVPRALPDRSGVAIHELAGRPACLIEFLPGVSVTQPTPVQARAAGAAMGAMHDSLSGFAATRPNTLGPDGWRDLHARCGADLDAIHPGLFTDTAAALETVIARWPTALPVAAIHGDLFPDNVLMLDDRVTGLIDFYFACTDIRAYDLAVMHTAWAFDGTGARFDADVGTALVEGYASRFALSGAERAALPVLAQGACLRFMLTRAWDWLNTPADALVTRKDPLAYWRRYQAYAAGAL, encoded by the coding sequence ATGGCAGTCTATACGACGGTATCCGCCGAGGCGCTGACCGCGTTTCTGGCGAAGTTCGACCACGGCGCGCTCGTCTCCGCCAAGGGGATCGCCGAAGGGGTGGAGAATTCCAACTATCTGGTCGACACCACCACCGGCCGCTTCATCCTGACGCTGTACGAGAAGCGGGTTTCGGCCGACGACCTGCCCTTCTTCCTGGCGCTGCTCGACCATCTGGCCGATGACGGCAATCCGGTGCCCCGCGCCCTGCCCGATCGCAGCGGCGTGGCCATTCACGAGCTGGCGGGTCGTCCGGCCTGCCTGATCGAATTCCTGCCCGGCGTGTCGGTGACGCAGCCGACGCCGGTCCAGGCGCGCGCCGCCGGTGCCGCGATGGGGGCGATGCATGACAGCCTGTCGGGCTTCGCCGCGACGCGGCCCAACACGCTGGGCCCGGATGGCTGGCGCGACCTGCATGCGCGGTGCGGTGCTGATCTGGATGCGATCCATCCCGGCCTGTTCACCGATACGGCCGCCGCGCTGGAGACGGTGATCGCCCGCTGGCCGACCGCGTTGCCCGTCGCCGCGATCCATGGCGACCTGTTTCCCGACAATGTGCTGATGCTGGACGACCGGGTGACCGGGCTGATCGACTTTTATTTCGCCTGCACTGATATCCGCGCCTATGACCTGGCCGTCATGCACACCGCCTGGGCCTTTGACGGCACCGGTGCGCGCTTCGATGCGGATGTCGGCACGGCACTGGTCGAGGGCTATGCCAGCCGCTTCGCCCTGTCGGGTGCCGAGCGTGCCGCGTTGCCGGTGCTGGCACAGGGCGCCTGCCTGCGCTTCATGCTGACCCGCGCCTGGGACTGGCTGAACACGCCGGCCGATGCACTGGTGACGCGCAAGGACCCGCTCGCCTATTGGCGGCGCTATCAGGCCTATGCGGCGGGTGCGCTGTGA
- the ispH gene encoding 4-hydroxy-3-methylbut-2-enyl diphosphate reductase, translating into MTDTISQDTGKPALALLIAAPRGFCAGVDRAIRIVELAIEKHGAPVYVRHEIVHNKFVVDSLKAKGAVFVEELHEVPDGAHVVFSAHGVPKSVPADAQGRGLDYFDATCPLVSKVHRQAERLVDHGRHIVFIGHAGHPEVIGTFGQVPPGSMSLIETVADAEVFAPADPANLAFLTQTTLSVDDTAAVVAVLQRRFPMIQAPRGEDICYATSNRQAAVKAIAASCDAMLVIGAPNSSNSVRLVEVAEREGTPAMLIQRANELDWTFLYGVGTLGITAGASAPELLVRELVERLSTRFDVTEQEVETNRETIAFKLPRALDAA; encoded by the coding sequence ATGACCGACACGATTTCCCAGGACACGGGCAAGCCGGCGCTGGCGCTGCTGATCGCTGCCCCGCGAGGCTTTTGCGCAGGCGTGGACCGCGCGATCCGCATCGTGGAACTCGCCATCGAGAAGCATGGCGCGCCCGTCTATGTCCGGCACGAAATCGTCCACAACAAGTTCGTGGTCGACAGCCTGAAGGCCAAGGGCGCGGTATTCGTGGAGGAGTTGCACGAGGTGCCGGACGGCGCGCACGTCGTCTTCTCCGCGCACGGGGTGCCCAAATCGGTGCCGGCCGACGCGCAAGGCCGTGGCCTCGACTATTTCGACGCGACCTGCCCGCTCGTCTCCAAGGTCCATCGTCAGGCCGAACGGCTGGTCGATCATGGCCGCCACATCGTGTTCATCGGCCATGCCGGCCATCCCGAAGTCATCGGCACCTTCGGGCAGGTGCCGCCGGGATCGATGTCGCTGATCGAGACGGTGGCAGATGCGGAGGTCTTTGCGCCTGCCGACCCAGCGAATCTCGCCTTCCTTACGCAGACGACGCTTTCGGTCGACGACACCGCCGCGGTCGTCGCGGTGCTGCAACGCCGTTTCCCGATGATCCAGGCGCCGCGTGGCGAGGATATCTGCTATGCCACCTCCAACCGGCAGGCGGCGGTAAAGGCGATCGCGGCATCCTGCGATGCGATGCTGGTGATCGGCGCACCCAATTCGTCCAACTCGGTACGCCTTGTCGAGGTCGCCGAGCGCGAGGGCACGCCCGCCATGCTGATCCAGCGCGCCAACGAGCTGGACTGGACCTTCCTCTACGGCGTCGGCACGCTTGGCATCACCGCCGGCGCCTCCGCCCCCGAACTGCTGGTCCGCGAACTGGTCGAACGCCTGTCGACCCGCTTCGACGTCACCGAGCAGGAGGTGGAGACGAACCGCGAGACGATCGCGTTCAAGCTGCCGCGCGCCCTCGACGCCGCCTGA